A single window of Desulfocurvibacter africanus subsp. africanus DSM 2603 DNA harbors:
- a CDS encoding TetR/AcrR family transcriptional regulator: MTQQKMDRIAEDSPSAAENAKARQRLIEAALQVFAEKGYDRTLSRDIAAVAGVSPAAINYYFGGKDGLYEAVYREANKELVTLGQIEAILSAGKPPAESLRDLIRLLIHSLLSSKSCKCYLQLVTREMTAPTPALDSYIHEEFQPKVEGMRKIVAAVADFPVEHPVVAACTASVLAQCAFLFQNHRALTILFPDLILTPEHTEVISEHIFVFTLAGIQALAAKAKEV, encoded by the coding sequence ATGACCCAACAAAAGATGGACCGCATAGCAGAGGATTCCCCTAGCGCGGCTGAGAACGCCAAAGCGCGCCAGAGGCTTATCGAGGCAGCACTCCAGGTCTTCGCTGAAAAGGGTTACGACCGCACGTTGAGCCGGGATATCGCTGCTGTTGCCGGGGTCAGCCCAGCCGCCATCAACTACTACTTCGGCGGGAAGGATGGATTATACGAGGCGGTTTACAGGGAAGCCAACAAGGAACTTGTAACCCTGGGGCAGATCGAAGCCATTTTGAGCGCGGGAAAACCGCCCGCCGAATCCCTGCGGGATCTTATCCGGTTGCTCATCCACTCCTTGCTCTCCTCTAAGAGCTGCAAGTGCTATCTCCAGTTGGTGACACGCGAGATGACTGCCCCCACCCCGGCTCTGGACTCTTATATCCACGAAGAGTTCCAGCCGAAGGTCGAGGGCATGAGAAAGATAGTGGCCGCAGTGGCCGATTTCCCCGTCGAGCATCCAGTCGTGGCTGCCTGTACCGCAAGCGTCTTGGCGCAATGCGCGTTCCTGTTTCAAAACCACCGCGCACTGACCATCCTGTTTCCCGATTTGATCCTGACGCCAGAGCATACGGAGGTCATCTCGGAGCACATCTTCGTCTTCACCCTAGCCGGCATCCAGGCACTCGCTGCCAAGGCCAAGGAAGTGTAG
- a CDS encoding creatininase family protein: protein MLLMEQTWPDVRAYLERCRTIIIPLGSVEQHGLALPLGTDAFIAQAMAQEAGRRTQRLVAPTLAPGMSLYVHMDFPGTISFMPDTYTAMIRDCVASLHRHGFRDFLLVNGHGGNEGCIQNAMAEMGYRLPGMKYTWAQWWRMPEINAREDEVGLGRVGHGGGSEAALIMHVRSGLVKPELFGRDMKEARFRTSQDLVRTHVTETGIIDAQQEKATAEIGAELFELAVTRLTAMLADLESPA, encoded by the coding sequence ATGCTGCTGATGGAACAGACTTGGCCTGACGTGCGGGCCTATTTGGAACGGTGCCGAACGATTATTATTCCTCTGGGGAGTGTGGAGCAGCACGGCCTAGCCTTGCCGCTGGGCACCGATGCATTCATCGCCCAGGCCATGGCCCAGGAAGCAGGCCGACGCACGCAGCGACTTGTAGCCCCGACGCTCGCTCCGGGCATGTCGCTCTACGTGCACATGGATTTTCCAGGCACCATTTCGTTCATGCCTGACACGTACACGGCCATGATCCGCGACTGCGTGGCGAGCCTGCACCGCCATGGGTTCCGGGATTTCCTGCTGGTCAACGGTCACGGAGGCAACGAGGGCTGCATCCAGAACGCCATGGCCGAAATGGGCTATCGCCTGCCGGGGATGAAATACACCTGGGCTCAGTGGTGGCGCATGCCTGAGATCAACGCTCGCGAGGATGAGGTGGGTTTGGGCAGGGTCGGCCACGGCGGCGGCAGCGAAGCCGCATTGATCATGCATGTGCGGTCCGGCTTGGTTAAGCCCGAGCTGTTCGGCCGCGACATGAAGGAAGCCCGCTTCAGGACGAGTCAGGATCTTGTGCGCACGCACGTCACCGAAACCGGGATCATCGATGCCCAGCAGGAAAAGGCCACTGCGGAAATAGGAGCGGAGTTGTTCGAACTGGCCGTGACGCGGCTTACGGCTATGCTGGCGGATCTGGAGAGCCCGGCTTAG
- a CDS encoding FmdB family zinc ribbon protein encodes MPLYEYRCDACAHEFEDIRPANEEAPLPCPKCAKPEARRMVSAVHLKGNPSPLKDYGTVKMAPKTGGCGSGKGGFS; translated from the coding sequence ATGCCTCTATACGAGTACCGCTGCGACGCCTGCGCCCATGAATTCGAAGATATCCGTCCCGCCAATGAGGAAGCCCCCCTGCCCTGCCCCAAGTGCGCCAAGCCCGAAGCACGGCGCATGGTGTCGGCTGTGCACCTCAAAGGCAATCCCAGCCCGCTCAAGGATTACGGCACGGTCAAGATGGCTCCGAAAACGGGCGGCTGCGGCAGCGGCAAAGGCGGTTTTTCCTGA
- the der gene encoding ribosome biogenesis GTPase Der, producing the protein MPATVAIIGRPNVGKSTLFNRLLRREAAITHDRPGVTRDRIYAETDLGGRKVAFVDTGGLEMEEQIEDIQAAIFAQAREAVKESHGILLVMDGREGLTALDERVAAFIRTSNKPVLLAVNKIDGSENADLMLAEFHGLGFPLLAVSASHGHGITTLREQIADFLLADVPEEEDLTAEQGLRIAFLGKPNAGKSSLVNSLTGSDRVIVSPVAGTTRDSVDVTFEVEGKRYTFVDTAGVRKRTKIEDNLEQFSVLRALKASKKAQITVLVLDAQAGMTTQDKKLLSFLEKEKTPFIAVINKMDLVPRDERKVAREHYKKELSIASYAPVTFTSAMTGVGVAELLPMAERLLEECRIRIGTGALNRALRAALGKHQPPVVKRRRAKFYYLTQVETEPPTFVFFVNDPELIKPSYARYLENSLRKLLGITMAPVRVFYKPSHDKKSE; encoded by the coding sequence ATGCCAGCCACCGTGGCCATAATCGGCCGCCCCAACGTGGGCAAAAGCACGCTTTTCAACCGCTTGTTGCGGCGGGAGGCGGCCATCACCCACGACCGTCCCGGCGTAACCCGTGACCGCATCTATGCCGAAACGGACCTGGGCGGCCGCAAGGTGGCCTTCGTGGATACCGGCGGTCTCGAGATGGAAGAACAGATCGAGGACATCCAGGCCGCCATCTTTGCTCAAGCCCGCGAGGCCGTGAAAGAGTCCCACGGCATCCTGCTGGTCATGGACGGCCGCGAGGGCCTCACGGCCCTGGACGAAAGAGTTGCCGCGTTCATCCGCACCAGCAACAAGCCAGTGCTGCTGGCGGTCAACAAGATAGACGGCAGCGAGAATGCAGATCTCATGCTGGCCGAGTTCCACGGCCTGGGCTTTCCGCTCCTGGCGGTGTCGGCGTCCCACGGCCATGGCATAACGACACTGCGCGAGCAGATCGCCGACTTCCTCCTGGCCGACGTGCCAGAGGAGGAGGACCTTACTGCCGAGCAGGGCCTGCGCATAGCCTTCCTGGGCAAGCCCAACGCTGGCAAGTCGTCCCTGGTCAATAGCCTGACCGGCAGTGACCGGGTCATTGTCAGCCCGGTGGCCGGCACCACGCGCGACAGCGTGGACGTGACCTTCGAAGTCGAGGGCAAGCGTTACACCTTCGTGGACACGGCCGGCGTACGCAAGCGCACCAAGATCGAGGACAACCTGGAGCAGTTCAGCGTGCTGCGGGCGCTCAAGGCGAGCAAGAAGGCCCAGATCACCGTCCTTGTGCTCGATGCCCAGGCGGGCATGACTACCCAGGACAAAAAGCTGCTCTCCTTCCTTGAGAAAGAAAAGACCCCCTTCATCGCAGTCATCAACAAGATGGATCTTGTGCCGCGCGACGAGCGCAAGGTGGCTCGTGAGCATTACAAGAAAGAACTGAGCATCGCCTCCTATGCGCCGGTGACCTTCACCTCGGCCATGACCGGCGTGGGCGTGGCGGAATTGCTTCCCATGGCCGAGCGGCTGTTGGAAGAGTGCAGAATTCGCATCGGTACCGGCGCATTGAACAGGGCCCTGCGCGCAGCGCTCGGCAAGCACCAGCCACCGGTGGTCAAGCGCAGGCGCGCCAAGTTCTACTACCTGACCCAGGTGGAGACGGAACCGCCAACGTTCGTCTTTTTCGTAAACGACCCCGAGCTCATCAAGCCAAGCTATGCCAGATACCTTGAGAACTCGCTGCGTAAGCTCCTAGGCATCACCATGGCCCCGGTGCGCGTGTTCTACAAGCCGAGCCATGACAAGAAGTCGGAGTAG
- the mtnA gene encoding S-methyl-5-thioribose-1-phosphate isomerase, with amino-acid sequence MNDHIRFDADQDALLLLDQRYLPLREEWFACRNTDDVIYALQTMVVRGAPAIGVTAAFGCYLASREVRGKTDWRIALKELLELIRTARPTAVNLRWAVERMEALWRANEVVELDHLASLWLDEAKRMQLEDEAINRAMGRHGAELLSDGDRVMTHCNAGALATAGFGTAVGVIYAAVEQGKRISVVANETRPFLQGARLTAYELHRSGVEVTVACDNATGLLMKKGLVDKVVVGADRIAANGDVANKIGTYSVALLAKAHGVPFYVAAPMSTFDLDCPDGAHIPIEERPAREVTHPTGESQITPLGVQVYNFAFDVTPAELVAGIVTEKGVLRPPYTEAIQRMFGK; translated from the coding sequence ATGAACGATCACATCCGCTTCGATGCAGACCAAGATGCGCTGCTTCTCCTGGATCAGCGCTATTTGCCGCTACGCGAGGAGTGGTTTGCTTGCCGCAATACCGACGACGTCATCTATGCCCTACAGACCATGGTCGTGCGCGGCGCGCCGGCCATTGGCGTCACTGCTGCCTTCGGCTGCTATCTGGCCTCCCGCGAGGTGCGGGGCAAGACGGACTGGCGCATTGCGCTTAAGGAGCTCCTGGAACTCATCCGCACGGCCCGGCCCACGGCCGTGAACCTGCGCTGGGCCGTGGAGCGCATGGAAGCCTTGTGGCGGGCCAATGAAGTCGTCGAACTGGACCACCTGGCTAGCCTTTGGTTGGATGAAGCCAAACGCATGCAGCTTGAGGACGAGGCGATCAACCGGGCCATGGGCCGCCATGGCGCCGAGTTGCTGTCCGATGGCGACCGGGTCATGACGCATTGCAACGCCGGAGCTCTAGCCACCGCCGGTTTTGGTACGGCCGTGGGCGTCATTTATGCGGCGGTGGAGCAGGGCAAGCGCATCAGCGTGGTGGCTAACGAGACACGGCCGTTCCTGCAGGGCGCGCGGCTTACGGCCTACGAGCTGCACCGCTCCGGCGTGGAAGTGACCGTCGCCTGCGACAACGCGACCGGCCTGCTCATGAAGAAAGGCTTGGTGGACAAGGTCGTCGTGGGCGCGGACCGCATCGCGGCCAATGGCGACGTGGCCAACAAGATCGGCACCTATAGCGTGGCCCTGTTAGCTAAGGCTCACGGCGTGCCGTTCTATGTGGCCGCGCCTATGTCCACTTTTGACTTGGACTGCCCTGACGGCGCTCATATTCCCATTGAGGAGCGGCCGGCGCGCGAGGTCACCCATCCCACGGGCGAGTCGCAGATCACCCCCCTGGGCGTGCAGGTCTACAATTTCGCTTTCGACGTGACCCCTGCCGAATTGGTCGCGGGCATTGTCACCGAAAAGGGCGTGCTGCGGCCGCCATACACTGAAGCCATCCAGAGGATGTTCGGGAAGTAA
- the gatB gene encoding Asp-tRNA(Asn)/Glu-tRNA(Gln) amidotransferase subunit GatB yields MSRYEAVIGLEVHAQLKTRTKIFCGCSTQFGEEPNQNVCPVCSGMPGVLPVLNGKAVEYAAKMGLAIGCTVNLRSVFARKNYFYPDLPKAYQISQFEQPICEHGKLDIEVDGQRKTIGITRIHMEEDAGKSIHNAAENQSYVDLNRCGVPLIEIVSEPDMRSAEEAVAYLKGLRSILLYLGICDGNMEEGSFRCDANVSIRPRGQKELGTRAELKNMNSFRFVQKAIEYEIGRQEDLLDDGEKVIQETRLFDSAKGVTVSMRSKEEAHDYRYFPDPDLIPIQIDEARLEKWRAELPEMPRARRERFVSEYGLPVYDAEVLTAEKEFADYFEAAVRAYHQPKKISNWMMTELLRELNLAKLTPGQCVFRPEAMAKLVKLVEEGAISSTTGKTIFPDLFAIGTRDPEDYCKEKGLVQISDSSALEAAVDEVIAANPAEAERFRGGDKKLMGFLMGQIMRKTKGQANPQLVTELINKKLA; encoded by the coding sequence ATGTCGCGCTACGAAGCCGTGATCGGGCTTGAGGTCCATGCCCAGCTCAAGACCAGGACTAAAATTTTCTGTGGATGCTCAACGCAGTTTGGCGAGGAGCCTAACCAGAACGTCTGTCCGGTGTGCTCCGGCATGCCCGGCGTGCTGCCGGTGCTCAACGGAAAGGCCGTGGAGTACGCGGCCAAGATGGGCCTGGCTATTGGGTGTACGGTGAACCTGCGTTCGGTTTTCGCGCGCAAGAACTACTTCTATCCCGACCTGCCCAAGGCTTACCAGATTTCCCAGTTCGAGCAGCCTATCTGCGAGCATGGAAAGCTGGACATCGAGGTGGACGGCCAGCGCAAGACCATAGGCATCACGCGCATCCACATGGAAGAGGACGCCGGCAAGTCCATCCATAACGCCGCCGAAAACCAGAGCTACGTGGACCTCAACCGTTGCGGCGTGCCGCTCATCGAGATTGTCAGCGAGCCTGACATGCGCAGTGCCGAAGAAGCCGTGGCGTATCTCAAGGGCCTGCGCTCCATCCTGCTCTATCTGGGTATCTGCGACGGCAACATGGAAGAGGGCTCCTTCCGCTGCGACGCCAACGTGTCCATTCGGCCTAGGGGCCAGAAGGAGCTTGGCACGCGCGCCGAACTCAAGAACATGAACTCCTTTCGCTTCGTGCAGAAGGCAATTGAGTATGAAATCGGCCGTCAGGAAGACCTGCTCGACGATGGCGAGAAGGTTATTCAGGAAACGCGCCTGTTCGATTCGGCCAAAGGTGTCACCGTGTCCATGCGTTCCAAGGAAGAGGCCCATGACTACCGCTATTTCCCTGATCCGGACCTCATCCCTATCCAGATTGATGAGGCGCGGTTGGAGAAGTGGCGTGCGGAACTGCCTGAGATGCCAAGGGCTAGGCGGGAGCGCTTCGTGAGCGAGTACGGGCTGCCAGTGTACGACGCCGAGGTGCTCACGGCCGAGAAGGAGTTCGCCGACTACTTCGAGGCCGCTGTGCGTGCCTACCACCAGCCCAAAAAGATTTCCAACTGGATGATGACCGAGCTTCTGCGCGAGCTGAACTTGGCCAAACTCACGCCGGGTCAGTGCGTTTTCCGCCCCGAGGCCATGGCCAAGCTCGTCAAGCTGGTGGAGGAGGGCGCCATCAGCTCGACCACCGGCAAGACCATCTTTCCGGATCTCTTCGCCATCGGCACGCGCGATCCCGAGGACTACTGCAAGGAAAAGGGGTTGGTGCAGATCTCCGACAGCTCGGCTTTGGAAGCCGCAGTGGATGAGGTCATCGCCGCCAATCCGGCCGAGGCCGAGCGCTTCCGAGGCGGAGATAAGAAGCTCATGGGCTTCCTCATGGGCCAGATCATGCGCAAGACCAAGGGCCAGGCCAACCCACAACTCGTCACCGAGCTGATCAACAAAAAGCTGGCTTGA
- a CDS encoding DUF4254 domain-containing protein codes for MTIADVKQLILMCVTMQLESVVRWHDDGPGEACGCAHDEISPVTLKHLAEEEHRANFLLWHVEDEARRRDVGDDVIARCKRDIDKLNQRRNDLIEKIDGNLTAMIEPLLPEDTPEAYNTETIGSVLDRLSIICLKIYHMDEQMKRSDAGPEHVETCGRKLSVLARQHQDLVGSVMGLLDEYDAGLKRPRVYFQFKMYNDPQLNPALYAPSQRD; via the coding sequence ATGACCATAGCCGATGTAAAGCAGCTTATCCTCATGTGCGTGACCATGCAGCTTGAGTCCGTGGTGCGCTGGCACGATGACGGCCCTGGAGAGGCCTGCGGCTGCGCTCACGACGAGATATCGCCGGTCACCCTCAAACATCTGGCCGAAGAGGAGCACAGAGCCAACTTTCTGCTCTGGCACGTGGAGGACGAGGCCCGCCGCCGCGACGTGGGCGATGATGTCATCGCCCGGTGCAAGCGGGACATCGACAAGCTCAACCAGCGGCGCAATGATCTCATCGAGAAGATCGACGGCAATCTTACGGCCATGATAGAGCCGCTGCTGCCCGAGGACACGCCCGAGGCTTACAATACCGAAACCATCGGCAGCGTCTTGGATCGGCTGTCCATCATTTGTCTCAAGATCTACCACATGGATGAGCAGATGAAGCGTTCCGACGCCGGTCCCGAGCACGTGGAAACCTGCGGCCGCAAGCTGTCCGTCCTGGCCAGGCAGCACCAGGATCTCGTTGGCAGCGTCATGGGCCTGTTGGACGAATACGATGCGGGCCTGAAGAGGCCCAGGGTTTACTTCCAGTTCAAGATGTACAACGACCCGCAGCTCAATCCCGCCTTGTATGCCCCGTCCCAGCGGGACTGA
- a CDS encoding MltA domain-containing protein — protein sequence MAYLRTKPQNEAAVRRGDVQVTWGRLTNSVLRLLWLLPRLDAEPGLLVREFAWYRLGPEPLLTGYYAPVVEASTKPDDDYRYPLYAVPPDLMHINLGSQRPEWRGQVHYYRIAGTEIVPYYSRKEIELDGVLKGRNLEIAWVKDPLALFYLHVQGSGYLRMPDGSLVKAQYGSKNGRPFKSISQVLLEKGQLRQGELSRARIAACLEANPDKKHEWLAENDSFIFFQLGQGQPRGAMGQPLTAMVSLATDPRIMPLGALMAYSTDLPAAHPGGTPRRVFGLGLAQDTGSAIKGNRFDLFCGIGKEREYLASRIKVETAVYLLLNREPSLPEGIVTKH from the coding sequence ATGGCATATCTGCGGACCAAGCCTCAGAATGAGGCGGCTGTCCGGCGGGGCGATGTGCAGGTGACCTGGGGCAGGTTGACTAACAGCGTACTTCGGCTGCTCTGGCTTTTGCCTCGGCTCGATGCTGAGCCTGGACTGCTGGTCCGGGAGTTTGCATGGTATAGGCTTGGCCCCGAGCCGCTGCTCACGGGCTATTATGCTCCGGTTGTCGAGGCCAGCACCAAACCCGACGATGACTACCGCTACCCCTTGTACGCCGTCCCGCCGGATCTCATGCACATCAATCTTGGCTCCCAGCGTCCAGAGTGGCGAGGGCAGGTTCACTACTATCGGATCGCCGGGACCGAGATCGTTCCATATTATAGCCGCAAGGAGATCGAGTTGGATGGCGTCCTGAAGGGCCGCAACCTGGAAATCGCCTGGGTCAAGGACCCCTTGGCTCTCTTCTATCTGCATGTACAGGGTTCCGGGTACCTGCGTATGCCTGATGGAAGCCTGGTAAAAGCTCAATATGGGAGCAAAAACGGGCGGCCCTTCAAGTCCATCAGCCAGGTGCTCCTGGAAAAAGGTCAGTTGCGGCAGGGAGAACTCAGCCGTGCGCGCATCGCGGCATGTTTGGAAGCCAACCCGGACAAGAAGCACGAGTGGCTCGCCGAGAACGATAGCTTTATCTTTTTCCAGCTTGGCCAAGGGCAACCAAGGGGCGCAATGGGTCAACCCCTTACTGCCATGGTCAGCTTGGCCACGGATCCCCGAATCATGCCGCTTGGTGCGCTCATGGCCTATTCCACGGACTTGCCCGCAGCGCATCCGGGTGGTACACCCCGGCGCGTCTTCGGTCTTGGTCTGGCCCAGGATACGGGGTCGGCCATCAAGGGCAACCGTTTCGATCTTTTCTGTGGGATAGGCAAGGAGCGGGAATACCTAGCGAGCCGCATCAAGGTCGAAACTGCCGTATACTTGCTCCTAAACCGGGAGCCGAGTCTGCCCGAAGGGATCGTCACTAAACATTAA
- a CDS encoding NAD(+)/NADH kinase: MPSKIECIHIVTKMGDRVAGKLGSEIAAWLAARGVSVQVQEHRQDSGGSAVQEPCRPDMALVLGGDGTLLSVARKFMPTGIPLLGINVGHLGFLAKADVGDWPARLEKLLELGLDVDERLALHCEVLREGQIVHQSAAINDVVVSRGPMARLIRLRLFCEGELVAALRADGVIVSSPTGSTAYAISAGGPLIHPALEVMGVTAICAFMGNLRSLVIPADLTMDILVEEVWGDVFLTEDGQQGQRLVAGDLVRVTKAKQGLRLVHLDGVGYFTTLQDKGFTR, from the coding sequence ATGCCAAGCAAGATCGAATGCATACATATCGTGACCAAAATGGGTGATCGTGTGGCCGGGAAGTTGGGCAGCGAAATCGCCGCATGGCTCGCGGCCCGCGGCGTATCTGTCCAGGTGCAGGAGCACCGTCAGGATTCCGGCGGTAGCGCTGTGCAGGAGCCGTGCAGGCCAGACATGGCCCTGGTATTAGGTGGCGACGGCACGCTCCTGTCCGTGGCCCGCAAGTTCATGCCCACAGGCATTCCATTGCTCGGCATCAACGTGGGCCACCTTGGATTCCTGGCCAAAGCTGATGTGGGAGACTGGCCCGCGCGCTTGGAGAAGCTGCTGGAGCTGGGCTTGGATGTCGATGAGCGATTGGCTTTGCATTGCGAGGTGCTGCGCGAGGGGCAGATAGTGCACCAGAGCGCGGCCATAAATGATGTGGTCGTTAGCCGGGGCCCCATGGCCCGACTCATACGCCTGCGACTGTTCTGCGAAGGCGAACTCGTGGCCGCGCTGCGTGCCGACGGGGTCATCGTCTCCTCGCCCACTGGCTCCACGGCGTACGCCATCTCGGCCGGCGGACCGCTCATCCATCCGGCTCTCGAAGTCATGGGCGTCACAGCCATCTGTGCATTCATGGGTAATCTACGTTCATTGGTCATTCCCGCCGACCTCACCATGGACATCCTGGTCGAGGAAGTCTGGGGCGATGTTTTCCTCACGGAAGATGGGCAGCAGGGGCAACGTTTAGTTGCAGGAGATCTGGTGCGCGTGACCAAGGCCAAGCAAGGCCTGCGCCTCGTGCATCTTGATGGGGTCGGCTATTTCACCACTCTCCAGGATAAGGGCTTCACCCGTTAA
- a CDS encoding DVU0524 family FlgM-associated protein translates to MTTNPLHVRTMLQTYGKQLMHTRRLNKLMRGMRLAQGEAISPLDREIKRQQMIERVAREILDNLLVTGAENPIVDEIRVELQLALGAEFIFEHPFMEQDLQIFRSTSSGPVRLESGEANRVLSKLWDITLAKIDRTML, encoded by the coding sequence GTGACGACGAATCCGCTTCATGTGCGCACCATGCTGCAGACCTACGGGAAGCAGCTCATGCACACCCGCAGGCTGAACAAGCTTATGCGCGGCATGCGCTTGGCCCAGGGAGAGGCTATCTCGCCTCTGGACCGCGAGATCAAGCGGCAGCAGATGATCGAACGAGTTGCCCGCGAGATTTTGGACAATTTGCTTGTCACCGGCGCGGAAAACCCCATAGTGGACGAAATTCGCGTCGAACTGCAGCTTGCGCTTGGGGCGGAATTCATCTTCGAGCACCCATTCATGGAACAGGATTTGCAAATATTTCGCAGTACCTCATCGGGTCCGGTCAGGCTTGAAAGCGGAGAGGCTAACAGAGTCCTCAGCAAATTGTGGGATATCACCCTGGCCAAAATTGACCGGACTATGCTGTAA
- the flgM gene encoding flagellar biosynthesis anti-sigma factor FlgM: MEIKNLLEGRGAYKQGKIDRTGTEAKSKTTDTESRGSDTVVLSEEARLRGQALQVANLDSGVRTDRVQELRERVKDGTYEPNLRKVAENLLRQDLDLFI, translated from the coding sequence ATGGAGATCAAGAACCTTCTCGAAGGTCGTGGCGCCTATAAGCAAGGCAAGATCGACAGGACCGGGACCGAGGCCAAATCCAAGACCACGGATACCGAGTCGCGTGGAAGCGACACTGTCGTGCTCTCAGAGGAGGCCCGACTGCGCGGCCAAGCCTTGCAGGTGGCCAACCTGGATTCCGGCGTGCGCACGGATCGTGTTCAGGAACTGCGCGAGCGCGTCAAGGATGGCACCTACGAGCCGAACCTGCGCAAGGTGGCCGAAAACCTCCTGCGCCAGGACCTCGACCTGTTCATCTAG
- the fliW gene encoding flagellar assembly protein FliW, with translation MAEVKELVIQTRLGPRTISAERIIDFPRGIIGFEDLHRFTLLQIKADSPFLILQSIDDPEQGLLVADPYSFMERYEIKVGDTEQKILQLQDRKDVAVLVTVTIPPGRPENTTLNLTGPVIINTVSKVGMQIPQTDAALPSHYLLSEKT, from the coding sequence ATGGCAGAAGTCAAAGAACTCGTAATCCAGACCCGCCTCGGCCCGAGAACGATTTCCGCGGAACGGATCATTGATTTTCCGCGCGGAATCATCGGCTTCGAGGATCTCCATCGTTTCACCCTCCTGCAGATAAAGGCGGATTCGCCTTTCCTCATCCTGCAGAGCATCGATGATCCTGAGCAGGGACTGCTTGTCGCCGATCCATACTCCTTCATGGAGCGTTACGAGATCAAGGTTGGCGACACGGAGCAGAAGATCCTCCAACTCCAGGACAGGAAGGATGTCGCCGTGCTCGTTACCGTGACCATCCCCCCTGGACGGCCGGAGAACACGACCCTGAATCTCACCGGACCTGTCATTATCAATACCGTCAGCAAGGTTGGGATGCAGATTCCGCAGACCGACGCCGCGCTACCCAGCCATTATCTGCTCTCCGAAAAAACCTAG
- the csrA gene encoding carbon storage regulator CsrA, which yields MLILTRRPGESIHLGDNIKITVLSVKGKQIKIGLDVPEDLPVYRDELYRKVQEQNRLAAKSSDQDLLAVTQLWQKSKNS from the coding sequence ATGCTGATACTGACCAGGCGCCCGGGGGAGAGCATCCATCTGGGCGATAACATTAAAATCACGGTCCTGAGCGTCAAGGGCAAGCAGATCAAGATTGGTCTGGACGTTCCCGAGGATTTACCCGTCTATCGCGACGAGCTCTACCGCAAGGTGCAGGAGCAGAATCGCTTGGCGGCCAAATCCAGTGATCAGGACCTTCTCGCAGTCACGCAGCTATGGCAGAAGTCAAAGAACTCGTAA
- a CDS encoding LemA family protein — MHPISSIYRVPGLLASRFALLLAMILCLMSLTACGYNQMQRQEEAVFRAFGDLQAALQRRADLVPNLVETVRGFARQEREVLTQVIEARAKATQTQINPGDLADPQAVQNFAQAQGELSSALSRLLVVVEQYPQLTSNQAFRDLMHQLEGTENRINVARQRYNEIVETFNASIRTFPNSLTNSLLLHLERKEFFRAAPGAEQAPQVKF, encoded by the coding sequence ATGCATCCTATATCATCCATCTACCGAGTACCTGGCCTGCTCGCCAGCCGATTCGCCCTGCTGCTAGCGATGATCTTGTGCCTGATGAGCCTTACGGCCTGCGGCTACAACCAGATGCAGCGGCAGGAGGAGGCCGTATTCCGCGCCTTCGGCGATTTGCAGGCAGCACTCCAGCGTCGAGCAGACCTGGTGCCCAATCTCGTGGAAACGGTCAGGGGCTTCGCCCGTCAGGAGCGCGAGGTGCTGACCCAGGTCATCGAGGCCCGCGCCAAGGCCACCCAGACGCAAATAAACCCGGGCGACCTGGCCGACCCACAGGCCGTACAGAATTTTGCCCAAGCACAGGGCGAGCTGTCCTCGGCCCTGTCGCGGCTGTTGGTGGTCGTGGAGCAGTACCCGCAGCTCACCTCGAACCAGGCTTTCCGCGACCTCATGCACCAGCTTGAAGGCACCGAAAACCGCATCAATGTAGCACGCCAGCGCTATAATGAAATTGTGGAGACGTTTAACGCCTCCATCCGCACCTTCCCCAATTCACTGACCAACAGCCTGCTGCTGCATCTGGAGCGCAAGGAGTTCTTCCGCGCCGCGCCGGGCGCCGAGCAGGCTCCTCAGGTAAAGTTCTAA